The Phoenix dactylifera cultivar Barhee BC4 chromosome 17, palm_55x_up_171113_PBpolish2nd_filt_p, whole genome shotgun sequence genome contains a region encoding:
- the LOC103705487 gene encoding uncharacterized protein At1g76660, translated as MRGVNNSVETVNAAAAAIVSAESRVQQAAVPRRRWGACFSVYWCFGSHRHGKRISHAVLVPEQTLPRTDAPAPENPIHPPAFVAPPSSPASFLQSEPPSATQSPAGPLSLSALSANSYSPNGPASIFAIGPYAHETQLVSPPVFSTFTTEPSTAPFTPPPEPVHLTTPSSPEVPFARLLTSSLNSNCKQSEAYEFQSYQFYPGSPIGHLISPSSACSGTSSPFPDVELRSSTGGSFPSFPLGEPPKILSADGIAVRKLVPCHARDGGSLLDGRITAAAPTMDSAMGSHNNDHAMDHRVSFELTAEEFARCLGKKTALSGDSNSGCSQVAATVGDQITDEANKSNGICVDETYHDLPDKAQPSFALPAVKEFKFDNADGAPAEPSVGSDWWANEKVVGTSSEPCKNWAVFPMIQPGVS; from the exons ATGAGAGGAGTGAATAATAGCGTGGAGACGGTGaatgcggcggcggcggcgatcgTCTCTGCTGAGAGCCGGGTCCAGCAAGCCGCCGTTCCG AGGAGAAGGTGGGGAGCTTGTTTCAGTGTTTACTGGTGCTTTGGATCTCATAGACATGGTAAGCGCATCAGCCATGCAGTCCTTGTTCCTGAACAGACACTACCAAGGACAGATGCTCCTGCCCCTGAAAATCCGATCCACCCTCCAGCATTTGTTGCACCTCCTTCCTCTCCAGCTTCCTTCCTCCAGTCAGAACCCCCATCTGCCACCCAATCACCTGCAGGTCCTCTTTCCCTTTCTGCTCTCTCAGCAAATTCCTACTCCCCCAATGGCCCTGCCTCCATATTTGCCATTGGGCCCTACGCACATGAAACTCAGCTAGTCTCACCTCCTGTCTTCTCCACTTTCACAACTGAACCATCCACTGCTCCATTTACTCCCCCTCCGGAACCTGTGCATCTAACAACCCCTTCATCTCCTGAGGTTCCATTTGCACGACTTTTAACCTCTTCCCTGAATTCCAACTGCAAACAGAGTGAAGCCTATGAGTTTCAGTCATACCAGTTTTATCCAGGAAGCCCAATAGGTCACCTCATATCACCCAGTTCAGCATGTTCAGGCACTTCATCCCCTTTCCCTGATGTTGAATTGCGTTCCTCTACTGGTGGCTCCTTCCCATCCTTCCCACTTGGTGAACCACCAAAGATATTGAGTGCTGATGGAATTGCCGTGCGCAAGCTGGTACCTTGTCATGCTCGGGATGGTGGTTCACTTTTGGATGGTCGGATCACAGCAGCTGCACCTACAATGGATTCTGCTATGGGGTCTCATAATAATGATCATGCCATGGATCACAGAGTCTCATTTGAATTGACTGCAGAAGAGTTTGCGCGCTGTTTGGGGAAGAAAACAGCACTTTCAGGGGATTCTAACTCAGGATGTTCCCAAGTTGCAGCAACCGTGGGAGACCAGATTACTGATGAAGCCAATAAGAGCAATGGAATCTGTGTTGATGAAACTTACCATGACTTGCCTGACAAAGCACAACCTTCCTTTGCCCTTCCAGCAGTTAAAGAATTCAAATTTGATAATGCGGATGGAGCACCTGCAGAGCCTAGTGTTGGATCTGATTGGTGGGCAAACGAGAAGGTTGTTGGGACATCAAGTGAGCCTTGCAAGAACTGGGCAGTTTTCCCTATGATACAGCCCGGGGTCAGCTGA
- the LOC103705484 gene encoding N6-adenosine-methyltransferase non-catalytic subunit MTB-like, with the protein MKQNAAESMDVRSSKTEENEDWESTDERKHRSSKSQKHSSVEEAQKRDSGRRKSSGDRNDARKKSSSSSSGDECEYDTKRESHTKISRRNPEERSEKRLSEGYRERESDSIRKSRNEENEKHSCRKSSMKPSDSSRMEKSDSKGGKAVDHSKQGSVRDRMQDYGNELSDSKSKVVDSSADKGFRSSTREEKRVDGEPSRSRGRLVAQDEDIMPVSAPHEARLDICEDDKWRRGRERSSEVAGNEDAYKYSGKPHEEKSEKYRQQQDSAYGSRDEVQIRERSVARDEEMRDKIGREVRHSKRSRTPERSGRHHREQDDHDRGYSESDNERNIGLKSREWEREGYKDDRSSKGKDRSWNDKNRDWEGSKDHWKRNQTRQDSKDRENDFGHVKEWESQWHEQEMVDGENLHSKPGYRKDFRIRSDGVKASSTSRNAYESSDSIEIRPNKNLDFGKEEPSSIYSGRRAEVGPQQDFTSGVNDGTWEYPPEKKGKTAYGYGDELQERYQDHGSPVDQRSTRNSLDSYAGEGRGHEDKNYNHPGLSQSNDPQYPFGNIQGSGSVNRPPQQGSKGGRPARGGRGRLTGRDAQRDAISISMMGPSFGHLGLPPGPMQSIGPNMPHLPGPPIFGSPFPGPLIWPGARGVDMNMLAVPPSLPPIPPLGPGGPRFPPNMGSSPNHGMYFNQPGPGRGVPSNTTGPGPNAMGPGGRGMPHDKAPSGWGPQRNSGPSKGPSRGEQNDYSQNFVDTGMRPQNFIRELELTSVVEDYPKLRELIQKKDEIVAKSACPPMYYKCDLREHALSPEFFGTKFDVILVDPPWEEYVHRAPGVTDHMEYWTFEEIVNLKIEAIADTPSFIFLWVGDGAGLEQGRQCLKKWGFRRCEDICWVKTNKTNATPALRHDSRTLFQHSKEHCLMGIRGTVRRSTDGHIIHANIDTDVIIAEEPAYGSTKKPDDLYRIVEHFSLGRRRLELFGEDHNIRSGWLTVGKGLSSSNFNAEAYMRNFADKEGKVWQGGGGRNPPPDAPHLVQTTPDIESLRPKSPPPKNQLQQPIPLMSNSNSNKRRSVGNSPQNAPSIPFSGFYQDALGPDAPSPMGGLKGPDGGYGGPENGIFEGFGFNGCAQTGADYHEFESH; encoded by the exons ATGAAGCAGAATGCAGCTGAAAGCATGGATGTTAGGTCCAGCAAAACTGAAGAAAATGAAGACTGGGAAAGCACTGATGAGAGGAAGCATCGGTCAAGCAAGTCACAGAAGCACAGTAGCGTAGAAGAAGCTCAGAAACGGGATAgcggaagaagaaaaagctctGGAGATAGGAATGATGCTAGGAAGAAGTCAAGTAGCTCAAGCAGTGGAGATGAATGTGAGTATGACACAAAAAGAGAATCACATACCAAGATTTCAAGAAGGAATCCAGAAGAGAGAAGTGAAAAGAGATTGAGTGAAGGGTACCGGGAGAGAGAATCAGATAGCATTAGGAAGAGCAGGAATGAAGAGAATGAGAAGCATTCTTGTAGAAAATCAAGCATGAAACCTTCTGATAGCAGTCGCATGGAGAAATCAGATTCAAAGGGTGGGAAAGCTGTTGACCATAGTAAGCAGGGGTCTGTTAGGGATCGAATGCAGGATTATGGAAATGAATTAAGCGACTCCAAAAGTAAGGTTGTGGATTCTAGTGCTGATAAGGGTTTCAGGTCCAGTACTAGGGAAGAGAAAAGAGTAGATGGAGAACCCAGTAGAAGTAGAGGCCGATTGGTTGCTCAAGATGAAGATATTATGCCAGTCTCTGCACCTCATGAAGCTAGACTGGATATTTGTGAAGATGATAAATGGAGAAGGGGGCGGGAAAGATCAAGCGAGGTGGCAGGAAATGAGGATGCCTACAAGTATAGTGGCAAGCCACATGAGGAGAAATCTGAGAAATATAGACAACAGCAAGACTCGGCATATGGCAGTCGTGATGAAGTTCAAATCCGGGAAAGGTCTGTTGCCAGGGATGAAGAGATGAGAGATAAAATTGGGAGGGAAGTTAGACATAGTAAAAGGTCTCGAACCCCTGAGAGAAGCGGAAGGCATCATAGGGAGCAGGATGACCATGACCGAGGCTATTCAGAATCTGACAATGAAAGAAACATTGGACTTAAGAGTAGAGAATGGGAAAGAGAGGGGTATAAGGATGATAGGTCTTCCAAGGGAAAAGACAGGAGCTGGAATGACAAAAATAGAGACTGGGAAGGTTCAAAagaccactggaagagaaatcaGACTAGgcaagattccaaagataggGAAAATGATTTTGGTCATGTCAAGGAGTGGGAGTCGCAATGGCATGAACAAGAAATGGTGGATGGTGAAAATCTTCACAGCAAACCTGGCTATAGAAAAGATTTTAGAATCAGGTCTGACGGCGTAAAAGCGTCATCAACCTCCAGGAATGCTTATGAGAGTTCTGATTCAATAGAGATAAGACCCAACAAGAATCTTGACTTTGGAAAAGAGGAACCTTCTTCCATATATTCTGGGAGGAGAGCAGAAGTGGGTCCACAGCAGGATTTCACTTCCGGAGTAAATGATGGAACATGGGAATATCCACCTGAGAAAAAGGGTAAAACAGCATATGGTTATGGAGATGAATTACAGGAAAGGTACCAAGATCATGGTTCACCTGTGGATCAGAGGTCCACAAGGAATTCTCTTGATTCTTATGCCGGAGAAGGACGAGGGCACGAGGACAAAAATTATAATCATCCAGGACTGAGCCAAAGTAATGATCCACAATATCCATTTGGGAATATTCAGGGATCAGGTTCTGTTAATAGGCCTCCCCAACAAGGATCAAAAGGGGGCAGACctgcaagaggaggaagaggaaggctaACTGGGAGGGATGCTCAACGTGATGCAATTTCAATATCTATGATGGGCCCTTCATTTGGTCATCTCGGCTTGCCACCTGGACCAATGCAGTCAATTGGGCCGAATATGCCACACTTACCTGGCCCACCAATTTTCGGTTCCCCATTTCCAGGACCTCTCATTTGGCCTGGAGCTCGAGGTGTTGATATGAACATGCTAGCTGTCCCTCCCAGTCTTCCTCCAATTCCTCCTCTTGGGCCTGGTGGACCTAGGTTTCCACCTAATATGGGAAGTAGCCCTAATCATGGCATGTACTTCAATCAACCAGGCCCTGGAAGAGGAGTTCCTTCTAACACAACTGGTCCTGGTCCTAATGCAATGGGACCAGGTGGCCGCGGGATGCCACATGATAAAGCACCTAGCGGTTGGGGTCCACAGAGAAACAGTGGGCCTTCCAAAGGTCCTTCAAGGGGAGAGCAGAATGATTACTCTCAAAATTTTGTTGACACTGGTATGAGACCACAGAATTTCATCAGAGAGCTGGAGCTCACTAGTGTTGTGGAAGACTATCCAAAGCTGAGGGAACTAATCCAGAAGAAAGATGAAATTGTTGCAAAGTCTGCTTGCCCACCCATGTACTATAAGTGTGACCTCCGTGAGCATGCACTCTCTCCTGAGTTTTTTGGCACAAAGTTTGACGTTATTCTTGTGGATCCTCCATGGGAAGAATATGTTCATCGGGCTCCTGGTGTTACTGACCACATGGAATACTGGACGTTTGAAGAGATAGTGAATTTGAAGATTGAG GCAATAGCTGACACCCCTTCATTTATCTTCCTCTGGGTTGGTGATGGTGCAGGACTTGAACAGGGCCGTCAGTGTTTAAAGAAG TGGGGATTTCGGAGATGTGAGGATATTTGTTGGGTGAAAACCAACAAAACAAATGCAACTCCTGCATTGAGGCATGATTCTCGCACATTGTTTCAGCACTCGAAG GAACATTGCTTGATGGGCATAAGGGGAACTGTTCGACGTAGCACAGATGGGCATATCATTCATGCCAATATTGATACAGATGTGATAATAGCTGAAGAACCTGCTTATG GTTCAACAAAAAAGCCCGATGATTTGTATAGGATTGTTGAGCATTTCTCTCTGGGCAGGAGGCGGCTTGAACTGTTTGGTGAGGACCATAATATTCGTTCAGGTTGGCTTACAGTAGGGAAGGGATTATCATCATCTAATTTTAATGCTGAG GCATATATGAGGAATTTTGCAGACAAAGAGGGGAAAGTTTGGCAAGGAGGTGGGGGGCGGAATCCACCACCTGATGCTCCTCATCTCGTCCAAACAACCCCAGACATAGAAAGCTTGCGGCCCAAATCGCCTCCCCCAAAGAATCAGCTGCAGCAGCCCATACCTCTGATGTCTAATAGCAATTCTAATAAGCGAAGATCTGTGGGAAATTCTCCACAAAATGCCCCATCTATTCCCTTTTCTGGGTTTTATCAGGACGCTTTGGGTCCAGACGCTCCTTCCCCAATGGGGGGATTGAAAGGGCCAGATGGTGGCTATGGGGGGCCTGAAAATGGAATTTTTGAAGGTTTTGGGTTCAACGGTTGTGCACAAACAGGTGCTGATTATCATGAGTTTGAGTCTCACTGA
- the LOC103705488 gene encoding silicon efflux transporter LSI2-like isoform X2: protein MAMAPTVKVVLGSIAFGIFWVLAVFPAVPFLPIGRTAGSLLGAMLMVVFRVITPEEAYAAIDLPILGLLFGTMVVSVYLERADMFKYLGKLLSWKSRGGKDLLCRICLVSAVSSALFTNDTCCVVLTEFILKIARQNNLPPQPFLLALASSANIGSSTTPIGNPQNLVIAVQSKISFGEFSFGLLPAMLVGVIVNAAILLCYYWKLLSIEKDVEVAQAAKDVIAEEDVTSHRFSPATMSHLTSMNSQDWSSAIESIPQSPALNGEIVHVETLRNRISYSENDIRSATSDGTEPAKVSNASKELAGVGGISQRREEGASVRRYARNASWINGMKEGFPHHSLEEKEIPMGRWKRLLWKTCVYVVTVGMLIALLMGLNMSWSAITAALALIVLDFKDARPSLEKVSYSLLIFFCGMFITVDGFNKTGIPSALWDRMEPYARIDSAGGIAVLALVILVLSNVASNVPTVSLLVSSSAAWSSSGSFCSRHFSS from the exons ATGGCCATGGCACCCACAGTAAAGGTGGTACTAGGCTCCATTGCGTTTGGGATCTTCTGGGTCCTAGCTGTTTTCCCTGCGGTGCCCTTCCTCCCTATCGGAAGGACCGCAGGATCTCTTCTTGGCGCCATGCTTATGGTCGTCTTCCGCGTGATTACTCCCGAAGAAGCCTATGCGGCGATCGACCTCCCCATCCTTGGCCTCCTCTTTGGCACCATGGTTGTTAGTGTCTATCTCGAAAGGGCCGATATGTTCAAGTATTTGggtaaattgctctcatggaaAAGTAGAGGCGGCAAGGATTTGCTCTGCCGCATCTGTCTTGTTTCTGCCGTCTCCAGTGCTCTATTTACCAATGATACTTGCTGTGTTGTTCTCACTGAATTTATCCTGAAAATTGCAAGGCAGAACAATTTGCCGCCACAGCCGTTCCTTTTGGCCCTGGCTTCTAGTGCGAATATCGGTTCTTCCACGACTCCGATCGGTAACCCGCAGAACCTGGTTATCGCTGTTCAGAGTAAGATTTCTTTCGGGGAATTCTCGTTTGGGCTCCTTCCTGCAATGCTTGTGGGAGTAATTGTGAATGCTGCCATCCTCTTATGCTATTACTGGAAGTTGCTGTCCATTGAGAAGGATGTGGAAGTGGCTCAAGCAGCAAAGGATGTGATCGCGGAAGAGGATGTCACTTCTCACCGTTTTTCGCCTGCGACCATGTCACACCTCACTTCTATGAACTCTCAGGATTGGAGTTCTGCAATTGAATCCATTCCTCAGAGCCCAGCGTTAAATGGAGAGATTGTGCATGTCGAGACATTAAGGAACAGAATAAGTTACAGTGAGAATGACATACGGTCAGCCACAAGCGATGGCACTGAGCCTGCAAAGGTTTCGAATGCATCGAAGGAGCTAGCAGGGGTTGGTGGAATTTctcaaaggagagaggaaggtgCATCTGTGAGGAGATATGCGAGAAATGCCAGCTGGATCAATGGCATGAAGGAAGGGTTTCCTCACCACTCTTTGGAGGAAAAGGAAATTCCCATGGGGAGGTGGAAGAGATTGTTGTGGAAGACCTGTGTCTATGTTGTGACTGTTGGAATGCTCATTGCTCTTCTAATGGGGCTAAACATGTCGTGGAGTGCGATTACTGCTGCTCTCGCTCTCATTGTACTGGATTTTAAGGATGCCCGTCCTTCGCTAGAGAAG gtttcttattctttattGATATTCTTTTGTGGGATGTTCATTACCGTCGATGGCTTTAATAAAACTGGCATACCAAGTGCTCTATGGGATCGGATGGAACCATACGCACGGATTGATAGTGCTGGAGGGATTGCGGTTCTTGCCCTTGTTATCCTTGTTCTCTCAAATGTTGCGTCCAATGTACCTACTG
- the LOC103705486 gene encoding sec-independent protein translocase protein TATB, chloroplastic-like yields the protein MGSATHFPTLCCYSHPTTPLLLSSTSSSLPIVTSRTLASRLAHGSILRLGFVPLSSWIGLKQIGISFRQVYGQREKKRKCCGKIVYASLFGVGAPEALVIGVVALLVFGPKGLAEVARNLGKTLRAFQPTIRELQEVSREFKSTLEREIGLDEVASSTNYNIKPTSNVNENQQAVVDPNGKPSAGPYTSEELVKVTEDQLAASATRPQTEAPTSEEQLQATSSTSEVTAANSSEVPASPVAPEAAAQVPSSEKAENDR from the exons ATGGGCTCGGCCACCCACTTTCCCACGCTCTGCTGCTATTCCCATCCGACGACGccgctcctcctctcctccacctcctcgtCTCTTCCCATCGTCACTTCCCGAACCCTAGCGTCTCGCCTCGCCCACGGCTCGATTCTCCGCCTGGGATTCGTCCCTCTCTCATCATGGATCGGTCTGAAGCAGATCGGCATCTCATTCCGGCAAGTTTACGGCCAGAGAG AAAAGAAGCGAAAATGTTGTGGTAAAATTGTTTATGCTTCTCTGTTTGGAGTTGGAGCTCCAGAAGCTCTGGTTATCGGAGTGGTGGCTTTGCTAGTCTTTGGTCCTAAAGGACTAGCCGAG GTAGCACGCAACTTGGGAAAGACTCTGCGTGCTTTCCAGCCAACAATAAGAGAGCTTCAG GAGGTGTCAAGGGAATTCAAGAGCACCCTTGAACGGGAGATAGGACTTGATGAAGTTGCATCTTCAACGAATTACAACATCAAGCCCACTTCAAATGTCAATGAAAATCAACAAGCTGTAGTTGACCCAA ATGGAAAGCCTTCAGCTGGACCATACACCAGTGAAGAGCTTGTGAAAGTGACAGAAGACCAGCTGGCCGCATCTGCTACCAGACCTCAAACAGAGGCACCCACTTCTGAAGAACAACTACAAG CAACATCATCAACTTCAGAAGTCACAGCTGCCAATTCCTCAGAAGTTCCAGCTTCTCCTGTTGCTCCAGAAGCTGCTGCTCAAGTACCTTCATCTGAGAAGGCAGAGAATGATAGATGA